The following is a genomic window from Neisseria zalophi.
GATAAATACACTTTCCATTATATGATTCCCGTTAAATCGGTTAAAACCAAAGTTTGGCCGTTAACCGTTAAATATTCGTTACGCAAGCGGCCGATAACGGCATTATCGTCTGATAAGATCACATAATCTTTTTCAATCTGCCAATATAAAGGCGTATCGCTATCTTGAAGCGGTGCCAATGCGTTGACGGCGGCTTTGTCTTGCGGCGTTGTTTCACTTTGCAGCTTCACCGCAAACCGTCCGCTTTGCGGTTGTGCTTCGGATTCATCATCGGGCAGCATAATAAAAAAGCCCAAATGTTCGCCTTGTTGCGTATGGATACTGAAATAATGCATGGTTTCAGACGGCCTTTAAAGTAGATAAGCAAGCGGAGTGAATATTCAATCGGTTTTGATAGCGTTATTATTCCCGCCCGCTGATTTTATCGGAAACTTCCACTTCATGCGGATTAATACGGGCATTGTCTTCCTGTCCCAAACCGACCAATTTGCGCAAACGGGTCATATAAGCATTCACATCCAAGCCGCGCCCGAAACGTTGCGCTTCCCAAACCGTTTCCGCCAACGCATCGGCCATATCATGCTCGGCTTTCACCCAATCACCACTGTATTTCCCGCACAAATTTTCATGAACGGCACGGATGCCGGGCGGTTGGTCGATAGCCACTTGCTCTTGGATGGAAAGGTGTAGCGACATATGTAGAAACGGGTTGCTTTCCCCTTCTTCGGGCGTCCAGTTTTTATCCAGATAGTTTTCGATGTGTTCTAAATAGTGGTGGTATTCAGGATGCGCTTCAATAATGCGCAAAGCTTTTTGTTGCAGGGCGTCCAATTGCAACGGCAGCATACGTTGTTGCCAGACACCGGCAAAAAAGCGGCGCACGTCGTGGGTATTGACGTCATACATAGTTTTCAAATCCCGATATGGTTTCAGACGGCCATTATAA
Proteins encoded in this region:
- a CDS encoding DUF1841 family protein; translated protein: MYDVNTHDVRRFFAGVWQQRMLPLQLDALQQKALRIIEAHPEYHHYLEHIENYLDKNWTPEEGESNPFLHMSLHLSIQEQVAIDQPPGIRAVHENLCGKYSGDWVKAEHDMADALAETVWEAQRFGRGLDVNAYMTRLRKLVGLGQEDNARINPHEVEVSDKISGRE
- a CDS encoding HLGFF motif protein, which encodes MHYFSIHTQQGEHLGFFIMLPDDESEAQPQSGRFAVKLQSETTPQDKAAVNALAPLQDSDTPLYWQIEKDYVILSDDNAVIGRLRNEYLTVNGQTLVLTDLTGII